One genomic window of Medicago truncatula cultivar Jemalong A17 chromosome 1, MtrunA17r5.0-ANR, whole genome shotgun sequence includes the following:
- the LOC11415131 gene encoding probable fructokinase-7: MGKGKRRSKTAAAVVDQSLPQHQKVPSKTVADVSDCPIYQQLIKLGFYLKREKVVDCLRQLGDSINGLNDLEKAEICFQKFLFSNLNSCGSGILPPTHNRNDLMLPTTSITTLDGPFILQVDEFTNLIAPRKGRMLTLSMTDGVNKVFGVENYFRPIEDIQPSSAPLGLKVKFSNVTVSKGCFWMLPENTIVLGGGLVDDDVQAGNKDEVSKPYTYSFHTQTFLENKGSFAVNLRNKEADFPITEGCSKTGGLVVCFDELLVDYICIHEPSGCCWRDLGGAIANVAVGISKLGGSSAFMSKVGPDEYGYTLVDVLKANNVDTSGMLVDSNASTQLHYVFLRADGERECWLSGNPSANMLLYSEVDRKLIKKAKIFHYGSIGLIDEHCKASYLAALSFAKTCDCILSYDPKFRLELWPSAEAARKGIMSIWNLADVIKISEDEITLLIDAGDPYDDDDVIKKLFHPTLKLLIVTSGSEGCRYYTNDFKGKVRGLNVEPVDTTGAGDAFVSGILYYIASDPSIFKDEKRLRKALYFASVCGAIMVTRRGAISALPTKDDVLQHQLL, from the exons aTGGGAAAGGGGAAAAGAAGGAGCAAAACAGCCGCCGCCGTCGTAGATCAGTCTCTGCCGCAACATCAAAAAGTTCCCTCGAAAACGGTCGCGGACGTCTCCGATTGCCCCATTTACCAACAGCTTATCAAACTAGGGTTTtatttgaagagagaaaaagttgttgaTTGTCTTCGCCAACTAGGGGATTCGATAAATGGCTTGAATGACCTCGAAAAGGCTGAAATCTGTTTCCAGAAGTTTCTGTTTTCCAATCTCAATTCTTGTGGTAGTGGTATACTTCCTCCTACCCATAACCGTAATGATTTAATGCTCCCAACTACATCGATAACTACTCTCGATGGTCCCTTCATATTGCAG GTCGATGAATTTACGAATCTCATTGCTCCACGGAAAGGTAGGATGTTGACGTTGTCAATGACCGATGGTGTTAATAAAGTCTTTGGAGTAGAGAACTACTTCAGGCCTATTGAAGACATTCAACCTTCTTCTGCGCCTCTTGGATTAAAG GTCAAATTCTCTAATGTAACCGTGTCCAAAGGATGTTTCTGGATGCTTCCTGAAAATACTATAGTATTGGGAGGAGGATTAGTTGATGATGACGTCCAAGCTGGTAATAAGGATGAAGTGTCCAAGCCCTACACATATAGTTTTCACACTCAGACTTTCCTAGAAAACAAAGGTAGTTTTGCTGTTAACTTACGGAATAAGGAGGCTGATTTTCCCATAACAGAAGGCTGCAGCAAAACTGGTGGACtggttgtttgttttgatgAACTGTTGGTAGATTACATCTGCATTCACGAACCGTCTGGTTGCTGCTGGAGAGATCTTGGTGGTGCTATTGCAAACGTGGCAGTTGGCATCTCTAAGTTGGGGGGTTCATCTGCATTTATGAGCAAG GTTGGACCAGATGAATATGGGTATACGTTGGTTGATGTTTTAAAGGCAAATAATGTTGATACATCTGGCATGCTGGTTGATTCTAATGCCAGCACCCAGTTGCATTATGTTTTCCTTAGAGCTGATGGGGAGCGCGAGTGCTGGCTTTCCGGTAATCCTAGTGCTAATATGCTTCTGTATTCAGAGGTTGATCGTAAACTCATCAAGAAG GCTAAAATATTCCATTATGGTTCCATCGGTTTGATTGATGAGCATTGCAAGGCGTCTTATCTTGCTGCCTTGAGTTTTGCTAAAACCTGTGATTGCATTCTCTCGTATGATCCGAAATTCAGATTGGAACTATGGCCATCAGCCGAGGCTGCTCGAAAGGGTATAATGAGCATATGGAATCTAGCCGATGTCATAAAG ATCAGCGAAGATGAGATCACTCTTTTGATTGATGCTGGTGATccttatgatgatgatgatgtaataAAAAAGCTTTTTCACCCTACTCTCAAGCTTCTAATTGTTACCAGTGGGTCGGAGGGTTGTAGATATTACACTAAC GATTTTAAGGGAAAAGTTAGAGGTTTAAATGTTGAACCTGTTGACACAACTGGTGCTGGTGATGCATTTGTTAGTGGGATTCTCTACTACATAGCTTCTGACCCGAGTATTTTCAAG GATGAGAAACGTCTCCGGAAGGCGTTATATTTCGCCAGTGTATGTGGCGCGATCATGGTGACCAGGAGAGGGGCAATTTCTGCATTACCTACAAAAGATGATGTCCTGCAACACCAGCTgttataa
- the LOC112418588 gene encoding uncharacterized protein translates to MKWYLIAKGLREGTDIKKVVRLDRPRTLNEFLAIAKIYIAYEEELYTDNLNKSRKEEPAAESSKKPFHEKKKEGKATREGKRPNGHFTKYSTLAMSGEKILDEIAVADLIEAGIKPPKAPSQKRKGVDKTKYCRFHKCHGHTTDDCIHMKDVIELLIQRGRLKQFVKNPEAERKTVELIVDGSEPGKTVAMSIEHLGDFPDNVEITPYSCTWEQFPSANVITGGTLNVSMESMKRKFEELMSVNLLAPSNHGGRPPLAFYDSELPGGASNSAIPLLVRASMANSDVRQVLIDTWALCDIMYTSLFNTFQLAEKKLSPYVGNELYGFNGRTGLAQLGAACSTAHLKLKYHAKDGIIASLNGDIEAARRCFLQANKTQSSISQSRKPAEDKGKAAASTLDANLVELDPRFTKEDLKEQKREKKDQFNSKLLRPVPDGEFELVPFGDDPSKNFKIEGPL, encoded by the exons ATGAAATGGTACCTCATCGCCAAAGGTCTGCGCGAAGGCACAGACATCAAGAAGGTTGTCCGCTTAGATCGCCCAAGGACTCTCAACGAGTTCCTAGCGATCGCCAAGATCTACATCGCCTATGAAGAAGAGCTGTATACGGACAACCTCAACAAATCCAGGAAAGAGGAGCCTGCTGCTGAGTCCTCCAAAAAACCCTTCCacgagaagaagaaggaaggcAAGGCTACTCGGGAAGGCAAAAGACCCAACGGTCACTTCACGAAGTACTCTACCTTAGCCATGTCAGGGGAGAAAATCCTCGATGAGATCGCGGTAGCCGATCTGATAGAAGCTGGCATCAAGCCACCAAAGGCCCCATCTCAAAAGAGGAAGGGAGtcgacaaaacaaaatattgtcgaTTCCACAAATGCCATGGACACACCACTGACGACTGCATCCATATGAAAGATGTTATTGAGCTCCTCATTCAAAGAGGACGACTCAAACAGTTCGTAAAAAACCCAGAAGCAGAAAGAAAAACCGTCGAGCTTATCGTTGATGGCTCAGAGCCTGGTAAGACAGTTGCCATGTCCATAGAACATCTCGGTGACTTCCCTGACAACGTGGAAATCACCCCTTATTCATGCACCTGGGAGCAGTTCCCCTCCGCCAACGTTATCACGGGAGGAACACTGAACGTCTCCATGGAGAGCATGAAGAGAAAGTTCGAGGAACTCATGAGTGTAAACTTGCTAGCCCCCTCCAACCACGGAGGAAGGCCACCTTTGGCGTTCTATGATTCAGAACTTCCTGGTGGAGCTTCAAATTCAGCCATTCCTTTGCTCGTGCGAGCATCGATGGCCAATTCAGACGTCCGACAAGTCCTAATTGACACATGGGCCTTGTGCGACATCATGTACACTAGCCTGTTTAATACTTTTCAACTGGCGGAGAAAAAACTTTCTCCCTACGTTGGAAATGAACTTTACGGCTTCAACG GGAGAACCGGGCTTGCACAACTAGGGGCCGCATGTTCAACCGCCCATCTGAAGTTGAAATACCATGCAAAAGATGGCATCATCGCCTCTCTCAACGGAGACATCGAAGCTGCAAGAAGATGTTTCCTCCAGGCTAACAAAACCCAGAGCTCGATTTCCCAATCCAGAAAACCTGCTGAAGACAAAGGGAAAGCTGCTGCGAGCACTCTGGATGCCAACTTGGTGGAACTTGATCCCAGGTTCACCAAGGAAGACCTTAAGGAACAAAAACGGGAAAAGAAGGATCAGTTCAACTCGAAACTTCTCAGACCTGTTCCTGACGGTGAATTCGAGCTGGTCCCTTTCGGAGACGACCCCTCGAAAAACTTCAAGATTGAGGGTCCACTATAA